The uncultured Roseibium sp. genome contains a region encoding:
- a CDS encoding glutamine amidotransferase translates to MSKSALILRHLAFEDLGSFDPVLEKEGYRLIHAEAGIDSLPDPLAVDLVVVLGGPIGVNDPHAYPYMQAERDWLVPRLAARRPTLGICLGAQLMAAALGARVAPMPYKEIGFSALTLTDAGGNSPLSHLGDVPVLHWHGEAFDIPEGADTLAGTAACATQAFAMGPSILGLQFHPEAGELPAFERWLIGHSVELSGAGIDPANLRREAGMHGASLKRAGQSMLRAWLRDLPA, encoded by the coding sequence ATGTCGAAATCAGCCCTGATCCTGCGCCATCTCGCCTTCGAAGACCTTGGCAGCTTTGACCCTGTGCTTGAGAAAGAAGGGTATCGGCTTATTCATGCCGAAGCCGGCATCGATAGCTTGCCGGACCCGCTTGCCGTCGATCTCGTGGTGGTGCTCGGAGGTCCGATCGGCGTCAATGACCCGCATGCTTACCCCTACATGCAGGCAGAACGCGATTGGCTCGTTCCGCGCCTTGCCGCGCGTCGCCCGACACTCGGCATCTGCCTTGGCGCGCAGCTCATGGCGGCAGCACTTGGCGCCAGGGTTGCCCCGATGCCTTACAAGGAAATCGGCTTCTCAGCCCTGACGCTGACAGATGCCGGCGGCAACAGCCCGCTCAGCCATCTCGGGGATGTCCCCGTTCTCCACTGGCATGGCGAAGCATTCGACATCCCCGAGGGAGCGGACACTCTCGCCGGAACGGCGGCTTGCGCCACCCAGGCCTTTGCCATGGGACCAAGTATTCTGGGGCTTCAGTTTCACCCCGAAGCCGGAGAGCTGCCCGCGTTCGAGCGCTGGCTCATCGGCCACAGCGTGGAACTGTCCGGGGCCGGCATCGACCCGGCTAACCTGCGCCGCGAGGCCGGAATGCATGGCGCGTCTCTGAAACGCGCCGGACAATCGATGCTCCGCGCCTGGCTGCGGGACTTGCCGGCATGA
- a CDS encoding PLP-dependent aminotransferase family protein — translation MTAHPLALDIEKDAPGPLFLAIAGAITRDIMRGRLRPGIRLPGTRALARELGVHRNTVDAAYQELTTQGWLHAEPARGTFVAEDLPESMTEPVAVSVPSEPAMVRPQLAFSDGAPDPKLVPDKALARAFRRALLSPSFRSGADYGDARGTPVLRHALSSYLASDRGVVADPARLLITRGSQMALFLAAKAALKPGQAIAVEEPGYPLAWEAFRAAGATVRGVPVDAGGLSVVALEEAIAGDPRIAAVYVTPHHQYPTTVTMGAARRLQLLELVERHGVTLIEDDYDHEYRFEGRPVLPLAARAATNLPLIYVGSLSKLLSPGIRLGYAMAPEPLLSRMTAARAAIDRQGDAPLETALADLIRDGDLGRHARKARRIYRARRDVLASALSDRLGGRIVFDSPAGGLALWLHCQNVSAESWADRAEAAGLALLPGTRFALERAAPQALRLGYAALDEAQIVRAVEILAQSWPG, via the coding sequence GTGACCGCTCACCCGCTTGCGCTGGATATTGAGAAAGACGCACCTGGCCCGCTGTTTCTGGCGATTGCCGGGGCGATCACTCGCGATATCATGCGCGGCCGCCTGAGGCCTGGTATCCGCCTGCCGGGCACGCGTGCGCTGGCACGTGAACTCGGCGTTCACCGCAACACGGTCGACGCCGCTTATCAGGAACTCACGACGCAAGGCTGGCTGCATGCCGAGCCCGCGCGCGGCACATTCGTTGCCGAGGACCTTCCTGAAAGCATGACGGAGCCTGTTGCGGTCTCCGTGCCCTCCGAACCTGCGATGGTTCGCCCTCAACTGGCTTTCAGCGATGGTGCGCCCGACCCAAAACTGGTGCCGGACAAGGCGCTGGCGCGCGCGTTTCGCCGCGCATTGCTGTCACCGTCCTTCCGCAGCGGTGCTGATTATGGCGATGCCCGTGGCACGCCGGTCCTGCGCCATGCGCTGTCATCTTATCTCGCCTCGGACCGGGGCGTGGTTGCCGACCCCGCTCGGCTGCTGATCACACGGGGCAGCCAGATGGCGCTGTTTCTGGCGGCAAAGGCTGCGTTGAAACCGGGTCAGGCAATTGCGGTGGAAGAACCCGGCTACCCGCTCGCTTGGGAGGCCTTCCGCGCAGCCGGCGCCACCGTGCGGGGCGTTCCCGTCGATGCCGGCGGTCTGTCGGTCGTAGCACTTGAGGAAGCGATCGCGGGCGATCCACGCATCGCGGCAGTCTATGTCACGCCTCATCACCAATACCCGACCACCGTAACCATGGGCGCGGCGCGGCGGCTGCAGCTTCTGGAACTGGTCGAGCGCCATGGCGTCACGTTGATCGAGGACGACTACGACCACGAATATCGTTTCGAAGGCCGCCCGGTCCTGCCACTTGCCGCGCGCGCCGCGACAAACCTTCCGCTGATTTATGTGGGGTCGCTCTCCAAACTGCTCTCGCCCGGCATTCGTCTGGGCTATGCTATGGCTCCCGAGCCCTTGCTTTCCCGCATGACCGCAGCCCGTGCAGCCATAGATCGGCAAGGCGATGCGCCGCTGGAAACCGCCCTGGCTGATCTCATCCGCGATGGCGATCTCGGCCGTCACGCACGAAAGGCGCGCCGTATTTATCGCGCCCGCCGCGATGTTCTTGCCTCAGCCTTGTCGGACCGTCTGGGCGGGCGGATCGTCTTCGACAGCCCTGCGGGCGGGTTGGCTCTGTGGCTGCATTGCCAGAACGTGTCAGCGGAAAGCTGGGCGGATCGCGCGGAGGCCGCAGGGCTCGCGCTTCTGCCCGGAACACGCTTCGCCCTGGAGCGAGCCGCACCGCAAGCGCTTCGTCTCGGCTACGCGGCGCTGGATGAGGCCCAGATTGTCCGGGCGGTGGAGATCCTCGCCCAAAGCTGGCCCGGATGA
- the fdhD gene encoding formate dehydrogenase accessory sulfurtransferase FdhD, with amino-acid sequence MRSIPEETAIALTFNGTTHAVMMATPDDLEDFAYGFSLTEGQIETPDQIRSIDISVVDKGVDVRIWLDGTATRQFLDRRRRIAGPTGCGLCGVESLADAVPMPKPVSGTNSFPAETILAAQQALFDAQTLHAETSAVHAAGYWEPGAGLVEIREDVGRHNALDKLAGALARQGRPAHDGIILLTSRVSVEMVQKAAAMGTPVLVAVSAPTALAVRTAEAAGITIVAVARNNAFEVFSHADRVVV; translated from the coding sequence ATGCGGTCTATCCCGGAGGAAACCGCCATCGCGCTCACCTTCAACGGCACCACGCACGCGGTGATGATGGCCACTCCGGACGACCTGGAAGACTTCGCCTACGGCTTCAGCCTGACCGAGGGCCAGATCGAAACCCCGGACCAGATCCGCTCCATCGACATCTCGGTGGTAGACAAGGGGGTCGACGTGCGCATCTGGCTCGACGGCACGGCCACCCGGCAGTTCCTCGACCGCCGCCGCCGGATCGCCGGCCCGACCGGCTGTGGATTATGCGGTGTCGAAAGCCTTGCCGACGCGGTCCCGATGCCGAAGCCTGTCTCCGGCACCAACAGCTTTCCGGCCGAAACGATCCTCGCCGCCCAACAGGCCCTGTTCGACGCCCAGACCCTGCATGCCGAAACCAGCGCGGTGCACGCCGCCGGCTACTGGGAACCGGGCGCCGGCCTCGTCGAAATCCGCGAGGACGTCGGCCGCCACAACGCGCTCGACAAGCTCGCCGGCGCCCTCGCCCGACAGGGTCGACCAGCCCATGATGGCATCATCCTGCTGACGAGCCGGGTCTCGGTGGAAATGGTCCAGAAGGCCGCCGCCATGGGCACCCCCGTCCTCGTCGCCGTCTCCGCCCCCACGGCGCTCGCCGTCCGCACCGCCGAAGCGGCCGGGATCACGATTGTCGCCGTGGCGCGGAACAATGCGTTTGAAGTGTTCTCGCATGCGGATCGGGTGGTGGTTTAG
- a CDS encoding xanthine dehydrogenase family protein subunit M produces the protein MKASAGGYARASDVRQALEMLAASDGSGRVLAGGQSLIAAMNMRLSTGDILVDISRIEELAGVRETPDSLWIGALTPHAEIGRNALIREHAPLLSQAVTFIAHAAIRNRGTIGGALAHADPAAEFPACILALGATLHVEGLDGTRDIPAEDFFQDIFETAIQEGEILTGISIPKAGPDERQTITEVARRSGDYALAGVCLVKRSGKHRLSLFSVAPKPVLAAQAMAALDQGDVDGAVQALQADIDPSSDTQATATYRRHLAGTLLRRAVATIRGESE, from the coding sequence ATGAAGGCATCGGCGGGCGGCTATGCGCGTGCATCCGACGTGCGGCAGGCCTTGGAAATGCTTGCCGCCAGCGATGGTAGCGGTCGTGTTCTTGCGGGCGGTCAGAGCCTGATCGCCGCGATGAACATGCGGCTTTCCACAGGCGACATTCTGGTCGATATCTCGCGCATCGAGGAACTGGCCGGTGTCCGGGAAACACCCGACAGCCTTTGGATCGGCGCGCTGACGCCACATGCGGAGATCGGGCGCAACGCCCTCATCCGCGAGCATGCCCCTCTCCTTTCCCAGGCCGTCACGTTTATCGCCCATGCGGCAATCCGCAATCGCGGAACGATCGGCGGCGCGCTCGCCCATGCGGATCCGGCCGCGGAGTTTCCGGCTTGCATCCTGGCGCTCGGCGCGACCCTTCATGTGGAAGGACTGGACGGCACCCGCGACATCCCGGCTGAGGACTTCTTCCAGGACATTTTCGAGACAGCCATCCAGGAAGGCGAAATCCTGACGGGCATCTCGATCCCGAAGGCCGGACCGGACGAACGTCAGACGATCACCGAAGTCGCCCGCCGCTCCGGCGATTACGCGCTTGCCGGCGTCTGCCTGGTGAAGCGCTCGGGAAAACACCGGCTGTCGCTGTTTTCCGTCGCCCCCAAACCGGTTCTGGCCGCTCAGGCCATGGCCGCGCTTGACCAGGGCGACGTCGATGGCGCCGTCCAGGCGCTGCAGGCGGACATCGATCCGTCGTCCGACACACAGGCAACAGCCACCTATCGCCGTCATCTTGCCGGCACCCTGCTGCGGCGTGCCGTGGCAACGATCCGGGGAGAAAGCGAATGA
- a CDS encoding sigma-54 dependent transcriptional regulator, translating into MGGRSATRSIEHRNEPEFGPWLERAAILIVDDEPGMRNFLVRTLQPYCRMVDEAGDTGEASAKLDVHHYDVVILDNIMPGKNGVEWLAEQRRIGFFADAILMTAYADLETAIGALRAGAMDFILKPFRSNQLLNAVARCLDRSTLSRENQLLRHQLHATSDHLLLRDKLIGHSRQISEIRETIARVAPLPTSVLITGESGTGKEVAARSVHELSERADKPFVPVNCAAIPSDIIEAELFGHLKGAFTGAGAARDGLFMHAQGGTLFLDEIGDLPLALQGKLLRAIEDRRVRPVGSEREVPVDLRFVFATNADLKAEVEAGRFRADLFYRINVLQLEMPPLRERGADIEELAALFMQKLAKQLGMPLVPMGEDVVAGLLAYDWPGNVRELRNMIERSLILGRFPEEFRGQDRLETTDSETLEDVEKRHILTVLGQSGGNRAEAARRLGVARKTIDRKLAAWNV; encoded by the coding sequence ATGGGAGGCCGGTCTGCGACCAGATCCATCGAGCACCGTAACGAACCGGAATTCGGGCCGTGGCTGGAACGGGCCGCGATCCTGATCGTCGACGACGAGCCGGGCATGCGGAATTTTCTCGTCCGCACGCTTCAGCCCTATTGCCGGATGGTCGATGAGGCGGGCGACACCGGCGAAGCCTCGGCCAAACTCGATGTCCATCACTATGACGTGGTGATCCTCGACAACATCATGCCGGGAAAGAACGGTGTCGAATGGCTGGCCGAGCAGCGCCGGATCGGTTTCTTCGCCGATGCGATCCTGATGACGGCCTACGCCGATCTTGAAACAGCGATCGGGGCGCTGAGGGCAGGCGCGATGGATTTCATCCTGAAGCCGTTCCGTTCCAATCAATTGCTCAATGCCGTGGCCCGGTGTCTGGACCGGTCGACCCTGTCCAGGGAAAACCAGCTTCTGCGCCACCAGTTGCACGCGACCTCCGACCATTTGCTGCTCAGGGACAAGCTGATCGGCCATTCCCGGCAGATTTCCGAGATCCGCGAAACCATCGCCCGGGTCGCGCCGCTGCCGACCTCGGTGTTGATCACGGGAGAGTCCGGGACAGGAAAGGAAGTCGCCGCTCGCTCTGTCCATGAACTTTCCGAGCGGGCCGACAAGCCCTTCGTGCCGGTCAATTGCGCGGCGATCCCGAGCGACATCATCGAGGCGGAGCTGTTCGGCCACCTGAAGGGCGCCTTTACCGGGGCCGGAGCGGCCCGCGACGGTCTGTTCATGCACGCTCAGGGCGGCACGCTGTTCCTGGACGAGATCGGCGATCTGCCCCTTGCCCTGCAAGGCAAGCTGCTGCGCGCCATCGAGGATCGCCGTGTCCGCCCTGTGGGGTCCGAACGCGAGGTGCCGGTGGACCTGCGCTTCGTCTTCGCCACCAATGCGGATCTCAAGGCGGAGGTGGAGGCCGGACGGTTCCGGGCGGACCTCTTCTATCGCATCAACGTCCTGCAGCTCGAAATGCCGCCGCTGCGCGAACGCGGCGCGGACATCGAGGAATTGGCCGCGCTGTTCATGCAGAAGCTCGCAAAACAGCTCGGCATGCCGCTGGTGCCCATGGGCGAGGACGTGGTCGCAGGGCTGCTTGCCTATGACTGGCCGGGCAATGTGCGCGAGCTGCGCAACATGATCGAGCGCTCGTTGATCCTCGGTCGGTTTCCGGAGGAATTTCGCGGACAGGACCGTTTGGAAACCACCGACAGCGAAACGCTGGAGGACGTGGAAAAGCGCCATATTCTGACGGTCCTCGGCCAGAGCGGCGGCAACCGGGCGGAGGCGGCGCGGCGGCTTGGCGTCGCGCGCAAGACCATCGATCGCAAGCTCGCCGCCTGGAATGTCTGA
- a CDS encoding cache domain-containing protein, producing MSETGHSSTTAAAPQRQAKPRRGRLSVRVRLLAIALLPTLVVLPVFLGWAMVRWNDKFDSLLKTKVNGDLTIAHQYFSRILEHSGEKIDALGRSAEFRDVVGQRDPEALAGLLERRRQELGLDFLYLVRGDGTVRAASPEGARPPLSRDWPIIAKAMAGTPETGVDIFDHADLAAISPGLAERAKLELIPTPNAVPSERTVEDRGMVVHTASPVRLPDVPPAALVGGLLLNQNLVFIDTINDLVYRQASLPEGSQGTATLFLEDVRVSTNVRLFENRRALGTRVSAAVRERVLDEGRIWLDRAFVVNDWYISAYEPIIDSRGARVGMLYVGFLEAPFRAAKVGTIAALVVGFLVVTAGSVPLFLRWARGVFEPLERMTDTIGRVEQGDFSARTGATGDSDEIARVAGHLDDLLNQVQERDRQLRSWNEELNTRVAERTQDLQMANRQLEERTKQLIMSEKLAAIGEITAGVAHEINNPIAVIQGNLEVLRMVLGEKADAAATEMKLIDEQVDRINQIVMKLLQFAKPDEYAGYADRQAPDEVISDCIPLVRHLLRKTEIELVRDSRATRTVLMNRTELQQILINLIVNAIHAMPEGGRLTLTSRDEDREGTEGITVIIGDTGVGMPADVVARIFDPFYTTKTRQGTGLGLSITETLVTRQGGNIEVDSIPGKGTTFTIWLPV from the coding sequence ATGTCTGAGACAGGCCACAGCAGCACGACGGCCGCCGCACCGCAGCGGCAGGCAAAGCCACGTCGAGGCCGGCTGTCGGTCCGGGTGCGGTTGCTCGCCATCGCCCTGTTGCCGACCCTGGTGGTGCTGCCGGTCTTCCTCGGCTGGGCAATGGTTCGCTGGAACGACAAATTCGACAGCCTGTTGAAGACCAAGGTCAACGGCGACCTGACCATCGCCCATCAGTATTTCTCGCGGATTTTGGAACATTCCGGCGAAAAGATCGATGCGCTCGGCCGGTCCGCCGAATTCCGCGATGTGGTTGGGCAGCGCGATCCCGAAGCGCTTGCAGGCCTGCTGGAGCGGCGGCGGCAGGAGCTGGGGCTCGATTTTCTCTATCTGGTACGCGGCGACGGCACGGTCCGGGCCGCCTCGCCCGAAGGGGCACGGCCGCCCCTTTCAAGGGACTGGCCGATCATCGCGAAGGCCATGGCCGGCACCCCGGAAACCGGCGTCGACATCTTCGATCACGCGGACCTCGCCGCCATATCTCCCGGTCTTGCGGAGCGGGCGAAGCTGGAACTCATTCCGACCCCCAACGCGGTGCCCAGTGAGCGCACTGTTGAGGACCGGGGCATGGTCGTCCACACGGCAAGCCCGGTCCGCCTGCCGGACGTGCCGCCGGCGGCACTTGTGGGCGGGCTGCTGCTGAATCAGAACCTCGTCTTCATCGACACCATCAACGATCTCGTCTACCGCCAGGCCAGCCTGCCGGAGGGCAGCCAGGGGACCGCGACCCTGTTTCTGGAAGACGTGCGCGTCAGCACCAACGTGCGGCTGTTTGAAAACCGCCGGGCGCTCGGAACACGGGTGTCGGCGGCGGTACGCGAGCGGGTGCTCGATGAGGGCCGGATCTGGCTCGACCGGGCCTTCGTGGTCAACGACTGGTACATCTCCGCCTACGAACCGATCATCGACAGCCGCGGCGCACGGGTCGGCATGCTCTACGTCGGCTTTCTTGAGGCGCCGTTCAGGGCGGCCAAGGTCGGCACGATCGCGGCCCTCGTGGTCGGGTTTCTGGTTGTGACCGCCGGCAGTGTGCCCCTGTTCCTGCGCTGGGCGCGCGGCGTATTTGAACCGTTGGAACGGATGACGGACACCATCGGGCGCGTCGAGCAGGGCGACTTCAGCGCGCGGACCGGGGCGACCGGCGACAGCGACGAGATCGCCCGTGTCGCCGGGCACCTGGACGATCTGCTCAACCAGGTCCAGGAGCGCGACCGGCAGCTGCGCAGTTGGAACGAGGAACTGAACACCCGCGTGGCGGAGCGCACGCAGGACCTTCAAATGGCGAACCGGCAGCTTGAGGAGCGGACCAAGCAGCTGATCATGTCGGAAAAGCTTGCCGCCATCGGCGAGATCACCGCCGGCGTCGCCCACGAAATCAACAATCCGATCGCGGTCATCCAGGGCAATCTGGAAGTGCTGCGCATGGTGCTGGGGGAGAAGGCGGATGCAGCGGCGACGGAGATGAAGCTGATCGACGAGCAGGTCGACCGCATCAACCAGATCGTCATGAAGCTGCTGCAATTCGCCAAGCCGGACGAATACGCCGGTTACGCGGACCGGCAGGCCCCCGACGAGGTGATTTCCGACTGCATTCCGCTTGTTCGCCACCTGTTGCGCAAGACCGAGATCGAATTGGTCCGCGACAGCCGGGCAACCCGGACCGTGCTGATGAACCGCACCGAGCTGCAGCAAATCCTGATCAACCTGATCGTCAACGCCATTCACGCCATGCCAGAAGGCGGGCGGTTGACGCTGACATCGCGCGATGAGGACCGGGAAGGCACGGAGGGCATCACCGTTATCATCGGCGATACCGGCGTTGGCATGCCGGCGGATGTGGTCGCCCGGATCTTCGACCCCTTCTACACCACCAAGACCCGCCAGGGCACGGGCCTCGGCCTGTCGATCACCGAAACCCTTGTGACCCGGCAGGGCGGCAACATCGAGGTCGACAGCATACCGGGCAAAGGCACCACCTTCACCATCTGGCTGCCGGTTTGA
- a CDS encoding MOSC domain-containing protein, whose amino-acid sequence MNAITLLTGRARLLPESDALSGIFKTPADRPLRLGPEGFESDEQADRRVHGGVEKAVHHYPLDHYPLWRAELGDLPALGAPGGFGENISASGLTEATVSVGDIFRLGTALVQVSQGRQPCWKLNRRFNVQDMARRVQQTGRTGWYYRVLEEGIVKTGDGLELKDRVAPDWTLHRLWHALYVDRLNLGELKEIAALDVLAEGWRKYAVRRLETGQVEDWRNRLDGTA is encoded by the coding sequence ATGAACGCGATTACCCTCCTGACCGGCCGCGCCCGTCTGCTGCCGGAAAGCGATGCGTTGAGCGGCATTTTCAAGACACCGGCGGACAGGCCGCTTCGTCTCGGCCCCGAAGGCTTCGAGAGCGACGAACAGGCGGACCGGCGGGTCCATGGCGGCGTTGAGAAAGCGGTGCATCATTATCCGTTGGATCATTACCCGCTCTGGCGCGCGGAACTCGGCGATCTGCCGGCGCTCGGCGCGCCCGGTGGATTTGGCGAGAACATTTCCGCATCCGGTCTGACCGAGGCGACCGTCTCGGTGGGCGACATCTTTCGCCTGGGCACCGCGCTGGTGCAGGTCTCCCAAGGACGACAGCCGTGCTGGAAGCTCAACCGCCGCTTCAACGTACAGGACATGGCCCGTCGTGTGCAGCAAACCGGCCGCACCGGCTGGTATTATCGCGTGCTTGAAGAGGGCATCGTAAAGACGGGAGACGGGCTCGAGTTAAAAGACCGCGTCGCGCCGGACTGGACGCTTCACCGACTCTGGCACGCTCTTTATGTCGACCGGCTGAATCTTGGTGAACTCAAGGAAATCGCAGCCCTCGACGTGCTGGCCGAAGGCTGGCGGAAATATGCGGTCCGACGGCTTGAAACCGGCCAGGTAGAAGACTGGCGCAACAGACTGGACGGTACAGCATGA
- a CDS encoding (2Fe-2S)-binding protein, with protein sequence MTEQFRDKVDIALTVNGEPVEARVPAGQHLVDFLRTSLGLTGAHASCEHGVCGACTVQVDGKAVRGCLMLAAQADGTEVWTVEGLSDTAEINDLQDAFVARNALQCGFCTPGMLVAAKELLAGGGVPSRADIREHLSGNYCRCTGYEAIVDAVETVARTRAERGAA encoded by the coding sequence ATGACCGAACAATTTCGGGACAAGGTCGACATCGCGCTGACGGTAAACGGCGAGCCGGTCGAGGCGCGCGTCCCGGCAGGCCAGCACCTTGTGGACTTCCTGCGCACATCCCTCGGCCTGACCGGGGCCCATGCCAGCTGCGAACACGGTGTTTGCGGCGCCTGCACCGTGCAGGTCGACGGCAAGGCGGTGCGCGGCTGCCTGATGCTTGCAGCCCAAGCCGACGGTACCGAGGTCTGGACCGTGGAAGGCCTGTCGGACACGGCCGAAATCAACGACCTGCAGGACGCCTTCGTTGCGCGCAATGCGCTCCAGTGCGGCTTCTGCACCCCCGGAATGCTCGTCGCGGCGAAAGAATTGCTCGCCGGCGGAGGTGTTCCCTCTCGCGCCGACATCCGGGAACACCTGTCTGGAAACTACTGTCGCTGCACGGGATACGAAGCCATCGTGGATGCGGTTGAGACCGTGGCCCGCACACGCGCCGAAAGGGGGGCGGCATGA
- a CDS encoding TetR/AcrR family transcriptional regulator, whose translation MAKIAECDERSSRRRLPPGERRQQIVDGAVAFFAEVGLEGNTRDLAKRLGVTQSLLFNYFATKDDLIEAVYEQVYLNRLSPDWPTRLTDRSVSLRQRLLDFYTEYSTLIFQYEWMRIFMFSGLYGAQLNRRYLKHLGDVILRPLLGELELAARSDEVPVMEDIWNLHGGIVYIGIRQHIYRMPCPDDPSEAISRAVDRFLLSFGIEQGV comes from the coding sequence ATGGCAAAAATCGCTGAGTGTGACGAGCGGTCGAGCCGCCGGAGATTGCCTCCCGGCGAGCGCCGCCAGCAGATCGTCGACGGCGCCGTCGCTTTCTTCGCAGAGGTCGGACTGGAGGGAAACACACGTGATCTCGCCAAGCGGCTTGGCGTGACGCAATCGCTTCTGTTCAACTATTTCGCGACCAAGGACGACCTGATCGAGGCGGTTTATGAGCAGGTCTATCTCAACCGCCTGTCGCCCGACTGGCCCACCCGTCTCACCGACCGTTCGGTGTCGCTCAGGCAGCGGCTGCTCGACTTCTATACCGAGTACAGCACCCTCATCTTCCAGTATGAGTGGATGCGGATCTTCATGTTTTCCGGTCTCTACGGCGCACAGCTTAATCGGCGCTACCTCAAGCACCTGGGCGACGTGATTCTGCGGCCGTTGCTTGGCGAACTCGAGCTCGCGGCGCGGTCGGATGAAGTGCCGGTGATGGAAGACATCTGGAACCTGCACGGCGGCATCGTCTACATCGGCATCCGTCAGCACATCTACCGCATGCCGTGCCCGGACGATCCATCCGAGGCCATTTCAAGGGCTGTGGACCGCTTCCTGCTGTCATTCGGGATCGAGCAGGGCGTTTGA
- the pdxY gene encoding pyridoxal kinase, with the protein MTPPSFVISIQSQVVFGHVGNSAALFPMQAAGLEVAAIPTVIFSNTPDYPTLRGRALPPEFFSDLLQGARERGLPERADFILTGYIGSLDVAMMVADFVTEAKVANPCLTYVCDPVMGDAGPGLYVPEAIADVMRDRLLPMADIATPNPFELSWLTGQTIATLKDLEAARSFLRIAPGAHLIATGCSLEDTPPGHIESVILGAEGASRHPVKHLPVALPGTGDLFAGLIVAGRARGLPLTQTVEAAQRLTSRALDHARALGAGEVVLSEPEFRRELLTVDAR; encoded by the coding sequence ATGACGCCTCCTTCCTTCGTAATCTCGATCCAGAGCCAGGTCGTTTTCGGTCATGTCGGCAATTCCGCTGCGCTGTTTCCGATGCAGGCGGCGGGGCTGGAAGTGGCGGCGATCCCGACCGTGATCTTTTCCAACACGCCCGACTATCCGACGCTGCGCGGACGGGCGCTGCCGCCGGAATTCTTCTCCGACCTCTTGCAGGGCGCGCGCGAACGCGGCCTGCCGGAACGCGCGGACTTCATCCTCACGGGCTATATCGGCTCGCTCGACGTGGCGATGATGGTCGCGGATTTCGTGACCGAGGCGAAGGTCGCCAATCCATGCCTCACCTACGTCTGCGATCCCGTGATGGGCGATGCCGGTCCGGGCCTCTATGTGCCGGAAGCGATCGCCGACGTCATGCGCGACCGCTTGCTGCCAATGGCCGACATCGCGACGCCGAACCCGTTCGAGCTGAGCTGGCTGACGGGGCAGACGATCGCGACCCTTAAAGATCTCGAAGCCGCGAGGTCCTTTCTCCGCATCGCGCCAGGTGCACATTTGATCGCGACCGGCTGTTCGCTGGAAGACACGCCCCCCGGCCACATTGAAAGCGTCATTCTCGGCGCTGAAGGCGCAAGCCGCCATCCGGTGAAGCACCTGCCGGTCGCGCTGCCGGGAACGGGCGATCTGTTCGCCGGGCTGATCGTCGCGGGGCGCGCGCGCGGATTGCCCCTGACGCAAACCGTGGAAGCGGCGCAGCGCCTCACGTCGCGCGCGCTGGACCACGCCCGCGCCCTCGGCGCCGGGGAAGTTGTGCTCAGCGAACCGGAATTCCGCCGCGAGCTTCTGACTGTTGATGCCCGCTGA